The Planococcus halocryophilus nucleotide sequence TCGTTATTCTTTATCAACAGCTACTTGGATATGTTGAAAACTAGCAACATCAAACAAGCCACAGTCCGTTAATTTTAAATGAGGGATCACAGGTAAAGATAAGAATGACAATGTTAGAAAGGCATTAAAATGAGTAGGTGCCCCGATTTGTAAAAGGCTATCATCAAGGATTTTTAGTTGTTCGTAAACCATTTCAAACGGTTCTTCTGACATTAATCCTGCAATCGCTAAAGGTAAACTCGTTAATATTTTCCCGTCTTGAACAACCACGAGTCCACCATTAATCTGCTGCACTGCTTTAACTGCAGTTTTAATGTCTTCATCGGAGGTGCCAACAGCGATAATATTATGCGAATCGTGCGCAACCGTAGTCGCAATCGCTCCATTCTTTAAACCAAGTCCATGAACAATACCTAAACCGATATTGCCTGTAGCTCGGTGTCGTTCAATCACAGCAATTTTTAAAAGGTCTTTTTCTGTATTTGAAACAAAGAACTCATTCACTTGAGGAACTTCTAAAACCAAATGCTCCGTGATGAGGTTATTGGGATTGATGCCGATTACATGAGCTTTAGTGCTGTCTCCCATGTGAATATGGAAGCTAGTAGAGGATATTTCTGCAATGCGAACCGTATCTTGAACGGCTAGCGAGTCACTTTTACTATGAATTGGACCAACATACTTCCCGTTTTGCGCTGCTACTTGTCCATTTTTATAAACCGATGAAATGATGAATTTATCTAGACTATCAAGCAATATGAAATCAGCATCGTAACCTGGCGCAATCGCTCCTTTTTGTTGCAAACCAAAGCATTGAGCCGCATTGAGACTAGCCATGGAAATAGCAGTGATAGGAGAGATACCTCTTTTAATAGCTGTCCGAACATTAAAGTCGATACTGCCTTCTTCTATTAAATCGTCTAAATGCTTGTCATCTGTACAGAACAAACAGCGATGGGCATTTTGTTCAGTTACACCTTCAAGTAAAGTCTCTAAATTTTTAGCGACAGAACCTTCACGAAGCATGACGTACATACCGCGTTCAAGGCGTATAAGCATTTCTTCTTTTGTCACGCATTCATGATCAGTTAAAATTCCCGCAGTACCGTAAACATTGATATCAAGTTCAGTAAGGCCTGCAGCATGCCCATCAATTTGCTGACTCAGCATTAACTTATCGAGCATAGCTTCATCTCCACGAATAACGGATGGGAAATCCATCACTTCTGCTAATCCGAGAACATTATCGCGCTGCAAAAAAGGCTCTAAGTCTCGGGCTGTAAGGTGAGCGCCTGCATTTTCAAAAGAAGTGGACGGTACACACGATGGCAACATAAATTTAATGTCGAGCAATGTTGATTCGGCATCTTTCATCATATATTCGAGACCTGTTGTTCCGCTGACGTTGGCGATTTCGTGTGGGTCTGTGATGACGGTCGTTACGCCATGTGGCAAAACAACTTGTGAAAACTGTTGCGGCGTGACCATGGACGATTCGATGTGAACATGTGCATCAATCAAACCAGGGGCAATATATTTTCCAGACGCATCGATTTCTTCGTGGCCTTCATAATGTCCGATGCCAATAATAATGCCATCACTGATTGCTACATCACCTGTAGTTAAGGTTTTTGTGAAAACATTGACGATCGAAGCGTTACGTATTACCAAATCGGCTTTTCTTTTGTTATTAGCAGCATCGATTCGGTTTTTTAGCTGAGTTTTATTCATATGGTTAGGACTCCTTTGAGATAGATTTAAAACGTTTAATTTGGGCAAACTGGATGTAAGTCTTTATTTAAGAACTAAGCTTGGGTTTATTCTACAGGAGATGGATAATTTGCTCTAGCATAATGGGGGATCATTAAATAAGAAGTAAACTTTGGCAAATGGGTACGTGAAGAAAACTCAATAAAAATAACCACTAGCAGCTTTAAAGAGCGAAAGTAAAGATGCTAGTGGCATATCAATTTATATTATTCATGGAACATAAAGCTCTCCTTGCCCGACAACAATCGCAGTGCCTCCAATTTTAACTTTTTCATATTGTTGGTTGTTCTTATTAATCATAATATCGATAAAACTAGGTCTCCCCATTTCAAAACCTTGCTCACTTCGGATAACATAATTGCCATCAGCTTTTTTATCAATTGCCCCATGTTCTACTAAGAATGCTCCTAGAGGGCCACTAGCAGCCCCTGTTGCTGGGTCTTCAGAAATACCCATGGCAGGTGCGAACATGCGACAATGAACAGTGGAGTCGTCGTATTCGGTTTCTGTTGTAAAAGTAAATATGTGCTGGCGATCTGGATTACGACTAAAGTGGCGTTCCCAGACATCTGTTCGAAAATTGATTTCTCTCATCGCGGCGATTGAGCGCAGTGGGACAAATAAGAATGGTAACCCTGAAGAAACGGTTTGTATCGGAAATCGTGAATCCAATTCTCCTTTTGGCAACGACAGCAAATCTGCAACCAAAGCTTGTCTAGTCAATATTTCTCCGAAAACAGGAAGCGGTTGAATCATTTCAACTTTGGTGATTTTTTCTTTGTTTAAAAAAACGGTTACAGAGATGTCTCCGTGCTCTTCTTCAAAAACCCATTCATTAACTCCGTCTTGTGTGGGCAGCATTTTTAAATAAGCCATAACAAAAGCTGTGCCAATTGTCGGGTGACCCGCAATCGGTAATTCTACTTGAGGTGTGAAAATCCGGAGATTGATTTGATTTTGTGGCTTTTTGGGTGAGCAAATAAACGCAGTTTCTGATAAATTAAGTTCATTGGCAATTTGTTGCATGGTTTTTGTTGTTAAGTTCGAACCGTCATGAAAAACCGCCAGCTGGTTGCCGCCAAAAGATTGAGTCGTAAAAACATCAACTAACGTATATTTTAACGTTTTCATCTTCATCCTCCTTTATCTGAAAATTTAGTTTACTTAGTTTCTTTGTATCAGTTAGCTAGTTAAAAGTCCACTACCTTTCATTGCAATCCAGCCAATTTGAGAATAAAGTAGGGGTATGAAACCAAACAGAAAAGAGGAAAGCATGTGAAAAAACAAATAGTGGTCATTGGATTGGGTCGTTTTGGTAGCAGTGTCTGCAAGGAACTGCATAGCCTTGGACATGAAATTATGGCCATCGATACAAATCCAGATAAAGTCGACGCCTTAAGAGAGTATGCTTCTTTTGCAGTAAATGCGGATGCGACAGATGGAAATCAGTTGAAATCTTTAGGTGTCCGAAATTTTGAACATGCCATCGTAGCTATTGGAGACGATCTCCAAGCAAGTGTTTTGTGTACATTAATGTTGAAAGAGCTAGGTTTGCCTAAAGTTTGGGTAAAAGCACGCGATCTACAACATGAGAAAATCCTTCATAAAGTTGGAGCGGATCGCGTGATTCAACCAGAAAAAGAAATGGGCATTCGCGTTGCTCATCATGTGGACTCTGATAAGATCGTCGATTACATTGATCTTTCTCATGATTACAGTATTATCGAGCTAGTTGCTTCCGGTAAAATGGCTAATAAAACATTGATAGACATGAATATTCGAAAAGAATTTAATTGTATCGTCTTAGCGATAAAAAAGCAGGAAGAAGTCAATATTGCACCTGCCATTGATGACATGGTTGCCCAGGATGATGTGCTGATTGTAATGGGCCATAAAGATGATTTGAAGCGCTTAGAAGAAAAAAGCTTGTAAAAAAAGGTCCGTAACTTCAGAGTGAGTGGACCTTTTTTGAATATGACTGTCGTTTAGTAAAAAAGCTGAGCGGGAATAATAGAAATATGAGATTCATTTAGTGGTTTGTAAGAGATGGGGGGACTATAGATGAAGTTCCGAATCGAATGGACATATGGAGTTCCAAAAGGAATAGACGCAGTTTTTTCATCTGAAGAAATGCCAGCAGAAGCGATTATCCAGATAGCGGAAGATTTAGAGCGAACAGGAAGAGTTAAAAAGATTCGCTTTGAGGATCAGTATGATAGCAATTGGACATTAAAAGAAGTAAAAGCCTATTTAAAGGAAATCGAAACAGAACCACATCAAGTACAAATTTATTTTGATGGGGGTTACGAACGGTCTTCAGGAGATGCAGGGCTAGGTTGTGTAATTTATTATAAACAAAATGGGAAATCTTACCGACGCAGAGCAAATGCAAAGTTGGGTGAGCTAAGTTCAAATAATGAAGCAGAATATGCTGCTCTCTATTTTTGCCTTCAAGAATTAGAGTATCTTGAAGTACGGCGACAGTTGGTTTCTTTTATCGGAGACTCGCGGATTGTCATCAACGGAATGGAAGGCGAGTGGCCAATCATAGAGGATAAGTTAGGTTCGTGGGTGCAGCGAATAAAAGATAAGTTAAATGAACTGGGTATTCAGGATGAATATCAATTAGCACCACGCAAAGAAAATGCAGAAGCTGATAAACTAGCTACACAAGCGTTAAAGGGGATTTCAATTGCGGCAACAAGTGAAATACTAGATTGAGTCGAATTTTGATCGGACGGAGTCAAATATTCCGTTCGTTTTTTTTGCGCAAAAAATTGTTGAATTATCATATTATATACATTTAATTGGTACTTATTTATCAAAAACAGAATATTCAGATATATGTATTGCGAAAATATGTGAATTAGGTTATAAATAGATTGTACAATAATTTTGCAAAAACTATACAAGAAAAGGAGAGGAAAAAATGAAGAAAGTGTTATTTTCATTCTCAGTCGCTATGGTCCTTGTATTTTCATTGCTTGCCTCTGGAGTTCTGGCAGATAGTCATATGGCTAAAGTTAGAGTAGTTCATGCTTCTCCAGATGCACCTGCTGTCGATGTATATGTCAATGGAGATTTAACGTTAGAAGAGGTTCCTTTTAAAGCAGACTCGGGTTATTTGGATGTACCTGCTGGAACACATGATGTAGAAGTTTTTGCAAGTGGATCAGAATATGCTGCGGGTGAAGGTGTATTGCAGGCAGATCTTACTGTAGAAGCCGGAAAAGCATATACAGTTGTTGCTGCAAACCTTCTGGAATCAATTGAATTTGTGGTTGCTGAAGATTCAATGGAAGTCCCAGATGGAAAAACAAAAGTCCGCGTTGGACATTTGTCACCAGATGCACCAGCGGTTGATGTTGGTGTTATCGGTGGAGACGCTTTGTTTAGTGGAGCAGAATTTCCAGGAATAACGGATTATGCAGAATTGGATCCAGGCACGTACGATTTGGAAATTCGTCTACCAGATGGCACACAAGTATTGCCGCTAGAAGGAACTGAATTAGCTGCAAACACTGTTTATAGTGTCTTTGCAGTAAATACAGTGGATTCATTGGAAGTGATTGCGCTGGTTGATTATGAAGCGGCGGGATCACCAGATGGTATGCCGACTACGGGTCTTGGGACGCCTGATCAATCTCAAGTCAAGTGGTTATTGGTAGGAGGCGCATTGGTTCTTATTGGAGCTAGTAGCTTAGTGTGGAGAAAACGATTTCAACAGTAAGCTTTGGATTGTCTTTTCACTTTTGTTGTTAGCAGGCTGTCATCAATCGGTCGATGAAGTAAGCGTTCGATCCGAAAATGTGGGATTTGCACTAGATGAGCCTGTCTCATTACGTGTCCCACAAACAGCTTCGGCGGAAAACCCGATCAATGGATTAAAACGAACGGGCATTAAGCCGAGCTCCTTAACAATTCCAGCGATTGATGTTGAAGCGCAAGTCCAACATCTTGGTGTTACAGAAAACGGTGAAATGGCAGTTCCGAATAATATTGAAGACGTTAGTTGGTTTTCCCCAGGGTACGAGCCGGGAGAAAATGGTCGATCAGTTATAGCTGGTCACGTAGATGGTGTTGATGGACCAGCTATTTTCTGGGATCTTGCTAAGCTCCAGCCAGGTGACGAGGTTGTAATACAAGGAGAAGAGAAAACCTTGACTTTCAAAATCCACACGATGGAATCTGTTCCCCTGGACTTGGCAGATGTGACTAAAGTATTCGGTTATACTTCTTCTCCAGAATTAGTAATGATTACTTGTTCAGGAACGTACGATTTTGAGCGGGGGACAAGAGAAGAACGATTAATTGTCTATGCAAGCCTAATAGAAGAGTAAATAGAAAAACGTTGCAATGTGCCCGCAGGCACATTGCAACGTTTTTCTTTTGTTAACAGGAGGCAACTTTTCTATAACGGATAACGTTTTATAGTAATTGAACATAAGAAGAGCAATTGTAAAAGAAATTAGTGTGGCCATACATTTAGAGCTTAATTTACTATAGAAAGTAGGAGAAGGGTTTATGGAATGGTTTGATTTGTTTAAAGCGATAATCTTAGGATTTGTGGAAGGTATGACGGAATTTGCACCTGTTTCTTCTACTGGCCATTTAATCATCGTCGATGACATGTGGTTAAAATCACAGGAGTTTTTAGGTAAATACCCTGCAAATACGTTTAAAATTGTTATTCAGCTCGGCTCTATACTGGCGGTTGTCGTCGTATTTTGGAAACGTTTATTTAGTTTAGTTGGCCTCTATAAAATGGAAGGTCAACAAGAAAGTACACGATTTAATTTATTGCACGTTGTTATAGGGATGTTGCCTGCAGTGGTTTTAGGATTTGCTTTCAAAGATTTGATTGACGACCATTTGTTTGGTGTGGAAACGGTAATTTATGCATTGGTTGCCGGTGCGATTTTGATGATTGTTGCTGACAAGTTCGGGCCTAAAAAGCCTACTGTAAACTCATTAGATGAAATTACATATGTTCAAGCATTGAAAATTGGTTTTGTGCAATGTCTTTCATTATGGCCAGGTTTTTCTCGTTCTGGTGCCACCATTTCAGGGGGCGTATTGTTTGGGCTAAATCATAGGGTAGCGGCAGACTTCACGTTTATCATGGCAGTTCCGATTATGTTTGGCGCGAGTCTTGTGTCGGTATTGAAAAATTGGGATACGTTATCGATGGACTATTTATCATTTTATATAGTCGGCTTTATCTCGGCTTTTGTTTTTGCGCTAATTTCTATCCGTTTCTTCTTGAAATTGATTTCACGTATTAAGCTAATGCCATTTGCGATTTACCGACTTGTATTAGCGGCTATTTTAGCTATCATTGTTTTTCTATAATCATGTTCGAGAGTTTCCTTTTTGGAAGCTCTTTTTGTCTGTCATACTTTTGGTAACTTTTCTACTAACGAGATAAATTCGCGTGAAACGTAGGAGACGTAACGATTTTTGGCCATAATAATCCCTAGTCTCCAAGGAAACGTGTGAGTCAAGGATATCATTTTAAACGGTCCATCTTTCACGCGGTCGCAAATCAATTTCGGCATCAATGTAACACCTAAGTTTTTTTCAACCATGCCGACGATAAAATCCCATTGTGAACTTTCATATGCAATTTTCGGCGTGAACCCTTCACTGACACAAAATTCGATTGTTCGGCTGTTTAATGTAAATTCCTTACTGAGAAGCAAGAACGGATCGTCTTTAAATTCGATTAAATCAATCATGTCATGATGAGCAAGGGGATGCGATTCGTGAACCAGTAATTTAATTTCTTGATCGACAAACGGAACTACATCAAATTTCTCTTTATCAACGGGCAGCATGACAAAGCCTAAGTCAACATCCCCTTCGTATACTTTTCGTTCAACAGTTTTTGCGCCATCTTCTGCTAGTATAATGGAGACTTCTGGATAGGAACGCTGAAATTCAGCAATAATAGTTGGAAAGAACAAGGTGCTGATGACTGGAGGAAGTCCAATCTTTATTTTGCCCTTCTTTAAATTCATCACATCATAAAGAGAAGTTGATAAATCATCTAGACTATGGATAATTTTTTGTGCCTGCTCATAAACAACTGCACCAGCATCAGTCAGCCCGATTTGACGGGAAGAGCGATCAAACAACACGACTTCCATTTCATCTTCTAAATTTCTCACCATCTTACTTAAAGTGGGTTGTGTCACATGGAGTGCAAGCGCGGCTTTTGTAAAACTTTTATGTTTAGCAACTGCAACAAAGTAAGTTAATTGTCGGATGTCCATAATAAACCTCTTTCTTTCTATAACTATTTGTTATAGAACTTATAGTTATTATTCATTTTACCTATTCTTTTTGTAGTTGTACAATAATGAAAGCAAACAGGACTAAATATTTAGAAAATTGGACGGCTCTTCTAAAGAAAATAAGTAAGCGTTTTCAAAAGAATGCCATTAGAAGAAAAAAGGAGGATTTTAAATGTTGAGTATGATTGGAATGATTGGGGGACTCGTTCTCTTAATCGTCTTTACGATGAGAGGCATGAACTTATTGATCGCGGGTCCAATATCTGCGTTATTTGTAGCACTTTTCAGTGGCCTGCCATTATTTCCGCAATTAGTCGGAGAAGGCGAAGCGAACTTATTAACAAATTATATGTCTAGTTTTTCTGGATTTATCACAGCATGGTTCCCGATGTTCTTACTTGGAGCGATTTTCGGGAAAGTAATGGAAGACAGTGGGGCAGCTGATAGCGTCTCGAGATGGTTAGTTGGTAAATTTGGGTTATCGAAAGCTGTACTCGCGATTGTTATCGCCTGTGCTGTTTTAACTTATGGCGGAGTTAGTTTATTCGTTGTAGCATTCTCGGTTTTCCCGATGGCACTTAGCTTGTTCAAACAAGCGGATTTACCGCGTCGTTTTATCCCTGCTGCGTTAGCTTTAGGGTCGGTAACATTTACGATGACTTCAGCTGGTTCACCTGAAATCCAAAACTGGATACCGATTGAAT carries:
- the ade gene encoding adenine deaminase, whose amino-acid sequence is MNKTQLKNRIDAANNKRKADLVIRNASIVNVFTKTLTTGDVAISDGIIIGIGHYEGHEEIDASGKYIAPGLIDAHVHIESSMVTPQQFSQVVLPHGVTTVITDPHEIANVSGTTGLEYMMKDAESTLLDIKFMLPSCVPSTSFENAGAHLTARDLEPFLQRDNVLGLAEVMDFPSVIRGDEAMLDKLMLSQQIDGHAAGLTELDINVYGTAGILTDHECVTKEEMLIRLERGMYVMLREGSVAKNLETLLEGVTEQNAHRCLFCTDDKHLDDLIEEGSIDFNVRTAIKRGISPITAISMASLNAAQCFGLQQKGAIAPGYDADFILLDSLDKFIISSVYKNGQVAAQNGKYVGPIHSKSDSLAVQDTVRIAEISSTSFHIHMGDSTKAHVIGINPNNLITEHLVLEVPQVNEFFVSNTEKDLLKIAVIERHRATGNIGLGIVHGLGLKNGAIATTVAHDSHNIIAVGTSDEDIKTAVKAVQQINGGLVVVQDGKILTSLPLAIAGLMSEEPFEMVYEQLKILDDSLLQIGAPTHFNAFLTLSFLSLPVIPHLKLTDCGLFDVASFQHIQVAVDKE
- a CDS encoding PhzF family phenazine biosynthesis protein, with amino-acid sequence MKTLKYTLVDVFTTQSFGGNQLAVFHDGSNLTTKTMQQIANELNLSETAFICSPKKPQNQINLRIFTPQVELPIAGHPTIGTAFVMAYLKMLPTQDGVNEWVFEEEHGDISVTVFLNKEKITKVEMIQPLPVFGEILTRQALVADLLSLPKGELDSRFPIQTVSSGLPFLFVPLRSIAAMREINFRTDVWERHFSRNPDRQHIFTFTTETEYDDSTVHCRMFAPAMGISEDPATGAASGPLGAFLVEHGAIDKKADGNYVIRSEQGFEMGRPSFIDIMINKNNQQYEKVKIGGTAIVVGQGELYVP
- a CDS encoding potassium channel family protein; this encodes MKKQIVVIGLGRFGSSVCKELHSLGHEIMAIDTNPDKVDALREYASFAVNADATDGNQLKSLGVRNFEHAIVAIGDDLQASVLCTLMLKELGLPKVWVKARDLQHEKILHKVGADRVIQPEKEMGIRVAHHVDSDKIVDYIDLSHDYSIIELVASGKMANKTLIDMNIRKEFNCIVLAIKKQEEVNIAPAIDDMVAQDDVLIVMGHKDDLKRLEEKSL
- a CDS encoding reverse transcriptase-like protein → MKFRIEWTYGVPKGIDAVFSSEEMPAEAIIQIAEDLERTGRVKKIRFEDQYDSNWTLKEVKAYLKEIETEPHQVQIYFDGGYERSSGDAGLGCVIYYKQNGKSYRRRANAKLGELSSNNEAEYAALYFCLQELEYLEVRRQLVSFIGDSRIVINGMEGEWPIIEDKLGSWVQRIKDKLNELGIQDEYQLAPRKENAEADKLATQALKGISIAATSEILD
- a CDS encoding DUF4397 domain-containing protein — its product is MKKVLFSFSVAMVLVFSLLASGVLADSHMAKVRVVHASPDAPAVDVYVNGDLTLEEVPFKADSGYLDVPAGTHDVEVFASGSEYAAGEGVLQADLTVEAGKAYTVVAANLLESIEFVVAEDSMEVPDGKTKVRVGHLSPDAPAVDVGVIGGDALFSGAEFPGITDYAELDPGTYDLEIRLPDGTQVLPLEGTELAANTVYSVFAVNTVDSLEVIALVDYEAAGSPDGMPTTGLGTPDQSQVKWLLVGGALVLIGASSLVWRKRFQQ
- a CDS encoding class F sortase; this encodes MLAGCHQSVDEVSVRSENVGFALDEPVSLRVPQTASAENPINGLKRTGIKPSSLTIPAIDVEAQVQHLGVTENGEMAVPNNIEDVSWFSPGYEPGENGRSVIAGHVDGVDGPAIFWDLAKLQPGDEVVIQGEEKTLTFKIHTMESVPLDLADVTKVFGYTSSPELVMITCSGTYDFERGTREERLIVYASLIEE
- a CDS encoding undecaprenyl-diphosphate phosphatase, translating into MEWFDLFKAIILGFVEGMTEFAPVSSTGHLIIVDDMWLKSQEFLGKYPANTFKIVIQLGSILAVVVVFWKRLFSLVGLYKMEGQQESTRFNLLHVVIGMLPAVVLGFAFKDLIDDHLFGVETVIYALVAGAILMIVADKFGPKKPTVNSLDEITYVQALKIGFVQCLSLWPGFSRSGATISGGVLFGLNHRVAADFTFIMAVPIMFGASLVSVLKNWDTLSMDYLSFYIVGFISAFVFALISIRFFLKLISRIKLMPFAIYRLVLAAILAIIVFL
- a CDS encoding LysR family transcriptional regulator, which produces MDIRQLTYFVAVAKHKSFTKAALALHVTQPTLSKMVRNLEDEMEVVLFDRSSRQIGLTDAGAVVYEQAQKIIHSLDDLSTSLYDVMNLKKGKIKIGLPPVISTLFFPTIIAEFQRSYPEVSIILAEDGAKTVERKVYEGDVDLGFVMLPVDKEKFDVVPFVDQEIKLLVHESHPLAHHDMIDLIEFKDDPFLLLSKEFTLNSRTIEFCVSEGFTPKIAYESSQWDFIVGMVEKNLGVTLMPKLICDRVKDGPFKMISLTHTFPWRLGIIMAKNRYVSYVSREFISLVEKLPKV